In Clarias gariepinus isolate MV-2021 ecotype Netherlands chromosome 1, CGAR_prim_01v2, whole genome shotgun sequence, one DNA window encodes the following:
- the c8a gene encoding complement component C8 alpha chain, giving the protein MRHFWSASGSCVILSLLLVNQFVEAAGFRWSSCSNRTKVFSRRTRGTETPTPIDCKLKSWTPWTRCDSCTDKTKRFQYVERLSQFGGTPCVHSQWDVKLCPPMGECDPQDDCGDMYACPETGRCISQQLRCNGDWDCMFGSDEDDCEEIKSLETKCVGMLPIPGAQKATQGYNALSDVQVNPVLDHNYFGGICDYIYNGEWRELTYDSFCEHLHYSEDEKYFRKPYNFLSYRMLAHSLSQGSIDEYSDIESLLQARQIERSSSLGFSFGIQYVEAGIKGSHAEKYLTNITQYDSKEVLFIRLLSTVETAQFKMRSRDLMLHEDLLQSLMELPEQYDFGAYSHFITEYGTHYITEGVMGGILDYTVVVDKKEMEKQKIEAQDVKNCIGFSLGLSKSFTSEVSGKLTAAVDHCKTTGSFKREKEGESPLIKDVIGFVKGGIAGPSAAKLVVHSAESYRAWGKSLKYNPVVIKFETLPIYELVRSSTAAAQARTRVPLLKQAWGEYMAQFNPCRCAPCMNNGMPVLTRTSCSCLCKTGYYGLACEKSERTPGPSHGSWSCWTSWSSCMSGTKTRTRQCNNPPPKDSGFPCRGNPLQKERC; this is encoded by the exons ATGAGGCATTTTTGGTCTGCTTCTGGGTCTTGTGTTATTTTGTCTTTGCTTTTGGTTAATCAGTTTGTTGAGGCTGCTGGTTTCCGCTGGAGCTCATGTTCAAACAG GACTAAGGTCTTTTCCAGAAGAACTCGAGGTACTGAAACACCCACTCCCATAGACTGTAAGTTGAAGAGCTGGACACCATGGACCCGATGTGACTCCTGCACCGACAAAACG AAACGTTTTCAGTATGTGGAGCGCCTCTCCCAGTTTGGTGGCACTCCTTGTGTGCACAGCCAATGGGATGTAAAACTGTGTCCCCCTATGGGCGAATGCGATCCTCAGGATGATTGTGGAGACATGTATGCGTGCCCTGAAACAG GTCGATGCATTAGTCAACAACTTCGATGTAATGGTGACTGGGATTGTATGTTCGGAAGCGATGAAGACGACTGCGAGGAAATAAAAAGTCTAGAAACCAAGTGTGTCGGCATGCTCCCCATCCCTGGAGCCCAGAAGGCCACACAGGG CTATAATGCCCTATCTGACGTTCAAGTGAATCCTGTTCTGGATCATAACTACTTCGGGGGCATATGTGACTACATCTACAATGGAGAGTGGAGGGAACTGACGTATGACTCCTTCTGTGAACACCTTCACTATAGTGAAGATGAAAAATATTTCAGGAAGCCATATAACTTTCTATCATATCGTATGCTG GCACATTCTCTCAGCCAGGGATCAATAGATGAATACAGTGACATTGAAAGCTTATTACAAGCTCGACAAATAGAGAGATCATCCAGCTTGGGTTTTTCTTTTGGCATTCAATACGTGGAAGCTGGAATAAAAGGGAGTCACGCAGAAAAGTATTTGACCAACATAACGCAGTATGACAGTAAG GAAGTCCTGTTTATACGACTGCTCTCGACGGTGGAGACGGCACAATTTAAGATGAGGAGTCGGGACCTGATGCTGCATGAGGACTTGCTGCAGTCGCTGATGGAGCTGCCTGAGCAATACGACTTCGGTGCTTACTCTCACTTCATCACGGAATATGGCACCCATTATATAACAGAAGGAGTCATGGGTGGTATTCTGGATTACACCGTGGTGGTCGACAAGAAGGAGATGGAAAAACAAA AGATAGAGGCTCAGGATGTAAAAaattgcattggcttttctttgGGCCTTTCAAAATCCTTCACTTCAGAAGTGAGTGGCAAGCTCACAGCAGCAGTTGATCATTGTAAGACCACAGGATCCTTTAAAAGAG agaaagagggagagtcTCCCCTGATCAAGGATGTGATCGGCTTCGTAAAAGGAGGCATCGCGGGCCCCAGTGCTGCTAAGTTAGTCGTCCACAGTGCCGAGAGTTACAGGGCCTGGGGCAAATCTCTCAAATACAACCCAGTCGTCATTAAGTTTGag ACTCTGCCTATCTACGAGCTGGTGCGCTCCAGCACGGCGGCGGCTCAGGCACGCACCAGGGTGCCGCTCTTGAAACAGGCATGGGGGGAGTACATGGCGCAGTTTAACCCGTGCCGCTGTGCCCCCTGCATGAACAACGGCATGCCTGTGCTCACACGTACATCCTGCAGCTGCCTCTGCAAGACAGGATACTACGGCCTCGCCTGCGAGAAAAGCGAACGCACAC CTGGTCCTAGTCATGGATCATGGAGCTGCTGGACATCCTGGTCTTCCTGCATGTCCGGGACAAAGACACGAACACGACAGTGTAATAACCCCCCTCCTAAAGACAGCGGCTTCCCGTGTAGAGGAAATCCATTGCAGAAGGAACGCTGCTGA